Proteins found in one Hyla sarda isolate aHylSar1 chromosome 7, aHylSar1.hap1, whole genome shotgun sequence genomic segment:
- the LOC130281768 gene encoding uncharacterized protein LOC130281768: protein MTDGKMDLTMGEGPNGSHDQDRMSAEQIQQLVHRSVHTALAAAMTTVNDTITRSVSMAISQSRQDAPIPPALVLAGPSEQTHPSGSLRPGKSARKSHHCTDTATSAMLPTPLSGGHSLAADPLPEGSNPFTGKRPSAREEVDTNRVKRSAKRIKPDSYVDRSDSESESVSDDSEHSAFDSGEDDGCDEDEVQPSGSSHNDDVSVNAVLDSQGVPFFDPEAIKHPRSGEWTPIPQVAKYIEAWLRKPLDRGNRNKLRSECPRPSVANKVAVTPELDPILVKYLLKSGKNPSKGLDRSFKSVQDKLLDLLGPLTKILNMAEQAVAAGTQVDAEVLRGWALRATCLLGNANTAMSSERRRSVLMRLDPQLTHLATEEPGPSAEGLLFGDSLIKNINKFVGLFSSLDKAQSSLKKSAKVFGKAGRGRGRPSGRGAYFRPHNRGPVQYVQERPQVQAVAATVPATPFFPSRSRPWRARGGSRGFPRGRSTGY from the coding sequence ATGACAGACGGAAAAATGGATTTGACCATGGGGGAGGGCCCCAACGGCTCGCATGACCAGGATCGCATGTCCGCTGAACAAATTCAGCAACTGGTCCACAGGTCGGTACATACTGCCCTTGCAGCCGCCATGACAACGGTTAATGACACCATTACCCGATCTGTATCTATGGCCATATCTCAATCGCGCCAAGACGCACCTATTCCACCAGCTTTAGTGCTGGCAGGTCCCTCAGAGCAGACTCACCCTTCTGGCTCATTGAGACCCGGGAAGTCGGCCCGGAAGAGTCACCATTGTACCGACACAGCGACCTCTGCTATGTTGCCAACCCCATTGAGTGGTGGCCACTCTCTTGCAGCTGACCCTTTGCCTGAGGGCAGCAACCCGTTTACGGGCAAAAGACCCTCCGCCCGGGAGGAAGTTGATACTAACCGGGTTAAACGGTCCGCCAAGCGGATTAAGCCTGATTCCTATGTGGATAGATCGGATTCAGAGTCCGAATCTGTTTCAGATGATTCTGAACACTCCGCTTTCGATAGCGGGGAGGATGACGGTTGTGATGAAGATGAGGTTCAACCCTCTGGTTCTTCTCACAATGATGACGTTTCCGTCAACGCTGTTCTGGACTCTCAGGGAGTCCCCTTCTTCGACCCGGAGGCTATCAAGCATCCGCGGTCAGGTGAATGGACACCGATCCCTCAGGTCGCTAAATACATTGAGGCATGGTTGAGAAAACCCCTGGACAGGGGTAACAGGAACAAGCTCAGGTCTGAGTGTCCCCGTCCTTCGGTCGCCAATAAGGTGGCAGTGACCCCAGAACTCGACCCGATCTTGGTAAAATACCTGTTGAAATCGGGCAAGAACCCTAGTAAGGGATTGGATAGGTCCTTCAAATCGGTGCAGGATAAACTGCTTGATTTATTAGGTCCGTTAACAAAGATTCTGAACATGGCGGAACAGGCGGTGGCCGCAGGTACGCAAGTGGACGCGGAAGTTCTGAGAGGTTGGGCTCTCAGAGCCACGTGCCTGCTTGGTAATGCCAACACGGCCATGTCATCTGAAAGACGACGTTCTGTTTTGATGAGATTGGATCCTCAGTTGACCCATCTTGCGACAGAGGAACCAGGCCCATCTGCGGAGGGCCTTCTCTTCGGAGATTCGCTCATCAAAAACATTAATAAGTTCGTGGGTCTCTTTTCTAGCCTGGATAAGGCACAATCCTCTTTAAAGAAATCCGCAAAGGTTTTCGGGAAGGCTGGAAGGGGTAGGGGTCGCCCTTCCGGCCGAGGTGCCTATTTCAGACCCCACAATAGGGGTCCAGTGCAGTACGTACAAGAGAGGCCACAGGTGCAGGCGGTCGCCGCCACAGTTCCCGCTACTCCTTTCTTTCCATCCAGAAGTCGGCCCTGGAGGGCTCGGGGAGGTTCTCGAGGTTTCCCTAGAGGAAGATCCACAG